A portion of the Pseudomonas synxantha BG33R genome contains these proteins:
- a CDS encoding outer membrane usher protein: MLNTSKIKNTLRPSLVGGLMSLAGTALGAGDIEFNTDVLDLNDRTNIDLSRFARSGFILPGTYTMLVQINGQPVSEQTVAFYPPEHDPKGSQACLSPGLVELLGLKASDATKLIAWKNGECLDTQGLPGTEVSADLATSTLNINLPHAYLEYSALNWDPPARWDEGVPGLLVDYNLTAQSNAQKNQSTRNHLSGNGTLGANAGAWRLRADWQGRVDSARDRSAGEQKLEWSRYYAYRAIPSLKARLVVGENYLYSDLFDSFRFTGAALNSDESQLPPNLRGYAPEVVGVAKTNARVVVSQQGRVLYEALVAAGPFRIQDLNDAVTGTLDVRVEEQDGSVQTFKLNTAGVPYLTRPGQIRYKLATGRPSDLQYGADGDFFGTGEFSWGISNGWSLFGGAITDNNYHAATVGAGRDLLVLGALSLDVTQSHANVWNQTLSGKSYRLQYSKNFEQYDSQVTFAGYRFSDKNFLSMSEYLDARHYGMNGELAGRGKYDELGQYAGEFKPIGGSKALYTATINKQFRDLGATVYAGYNKQTYWSRPSSQRWNLSVSRYFNVGTVKNLSLSLNVYRTQDYNYKDNGMALTVSLPLGRSGTLSLDANRTAGKSGFSTRYSDRLDERNSYQLSASDNSASGYLSHMGDQADLTLAASRQQGNTSLSMSARGGGTLTPHGAALHRTSSMGGTRLMVDTGGVADVPMRGYGTPTRSNAFGKAVISDLSSYQRTAASVDLERLPKNVEATQSVTQVTLTEGAIGYRSLEVISGEKAMAVLRLPDGSTPPFGATVKNAKQQDTGIVNDGGSVYLSGIQAGEQMFVTWGESSRCILTLPLDLPADGLTHALQLDCRMVATDQTSPAPSELTGQHTATENTSS, encoded by the coding sequence ATGCTGAATACGTCGAAGATCAAAAATACGCTTCGCCCCAGCCTGGTAGGCGGGCTGATGTCGCTGGCCGGAACCGCGTTGGGCGCCGGGGATATCGAATTCAATACCGACGTGCTTGATTTGAATGATCGCACCAATATTGATTTGTCCCGCTTCGCCCGTAGCGGTTTCATTCTGCCCGGCACCTACACGATGCTTGTGCAGATCAATGGCCAGCCTGTTTCCGAGCAAACGGTGGCTTTCTACCCTCCCGAGCATGATCCCAAGGGCAGCCAGGCATGCTTGTCCCCTGGCCTGGTGGAACTGTTGGGGCTGAAGGCGTCGGATGCTACCAAACTCATCGCGTGGAAAAACGGCGAGTGCCTGGATACCCAAGGCCTGCCAGGCACAGAGGTGAGTGCTGACCTGGCCACCTCCACGCTGAACATCAACCTGCCCCATGCCTACCTTGAATACAGCGCCCTCAACTGGGATCCACCCGCGCGCTGGGATGAGGGAGTGCCAGGATTACTGGTTGACTACAACCTGACGGCACAGTCCAACGCCCAGAAAAACCAAAGTACACGCAATCACCTGAGCGGTAACGGAACCCTGGGGGCCAATGCCGGGGCCTGGCGCCTGCGTGCCGATTGGCAGGGACGCGTCGACAGCGCGAGGGACCGATCCGCCGGGGAGCAGAAGCTGGAGTGGAGCCGCTACTACGCTTACCGTGCCATTCCTTCGCTGAAGGCCCGATTGGTGGTCGGCGAGAACTACCTTTACTCGGACCTGTTCGACAGCTTCCGTTTTACCGGTGCCGCGCTGAATTCGGACGAAAGCCAACTGCCACCGAACTTGCGCGGCTATGCGCCGGAGGTTGTCGGGGTTGCCAAGACAAACGCCAGGGTCGTCGTCAGCCAGCAAGGCCGCGTGCTGTATGAAGCCCTGGTGGCGGCCGGCCCCTTTCGCATTCAGGACCTCAACGACGCCGTCACGGGTACGCTGGATGTGCGTGTGGAAGAGCAGGACGGCTCGGTGCAAACCTTCAAGCTCAACACCGCCGGTGTTCCTTACCTGACGCGCCCCGGGCAAATCCGCTACAAACTCGCGACCGGACGGCCTTCCGATCTTCAATACGGGGCTGACGGTGACTTTTTCGGCACCGGCGAATTCTCCTGGGGGATCAGCAACGGCTGGTCGTTGTTCGGCGGCGCCATTACCGATAACAACTACCATGCGGCCACTGTCGGTGCAGGTCGTGACTTGCTGGTGTTAGGAGCATTATCCCTGGATGTGACCCAGTCCCATGCGAACGTGTGGAATCAGACCCTCTCGGGTAAATCCTATCGCCTGCAATACTCCAAGAACTTCGAACAATACGACAGCCAAGTAACCTTCGCAGGTTATCGGTTTTCCGATAAGAACTTCTTAAGCATGAGCGAATACCTGGATGCTCGTCATTATGGAATGAACGGCGAACTCGCAGGGCGCGGAAAATACGACGAGTTGGGTCAATACGCTGGCGAATTCAAACCTATAGGGGGCAGTAAGGCGCTGTATACCGCCACGATCAACAAACAGTTTCGCGACCTGGGTGCCACGGTGTACGCCGGTTACAACAAACAAACTTACTGGTCGCGGCCGTCCAGCCAGCGTTGGAACTTGTCGGTGTCTCGCTACTTCAATGTCGGCACGGTCAAGAATCTGAGCCTGTCCCTGAATGTCTATCGCACCCAGGACTACAACTATAAGGATAACGGCATGGCGCTGACGGTCAGCCTGCCGCTGGGACGCAGTGGCACGTTATCGCTGGACGCAAATAGAACTGCAGGCAAGAGCGGCTTTTCAACGCGCTACAGCGATCGCCTGGATGAACGCAACAGCTACCAGCTCAGTGCGAGTGACAATTCCGCCAGCGGTTACCTGAGCCACATGGGTGATCAGGCTGACTTGACGCTGGCCGCCAGCCGTCAACAGGGCAACACCAGCCTGAGCATGTCGGCCCGCGGTGGCGGCACCCTCACGCCCCACGGCGCAGCACTGCATCGAACCAGCAGCATGGGCGGCACGCGTCTGATGGTCGATACCGGCGGTGTAGCCGATGTGCCAATGCGCGGTTACGGCACGCCGACGCGCAGCAACGCCTTTGGTAAAGCAGTGATTTCCGATTTGAGCAGCTACCAGCGTACGGCGGCCAGCGTGGATCTGGAGCGCCTGCCGAAAAACGTCGAAGCCACACAATCTGTCACGCAAGTGACGCTCACCGAAGGTGCCATCGGCTACCGATCCCTGGAAGTGATTTCCGGTGAGAAAGCCATGGCGGTACTGCGCCTGCCGGATGGCAGTACACCGCCCTTCGGCGCAACGGTTAAGAACGCCAAGCAGCA
- a CDS encoding fimbrial protein: protein MKTFLNLVVTSSLTMFISPWSFAQPPAQGEGIVTLGGVIVDSACGLELVSADQSIEMTPEPIGRLLRNALGEPHPFELRLVNCSLTRPDPSRPGATLPDWEHLRVTFDGPRDRDGRSFAAFGDSQGAAFHIWDSAGQESVPGEPMAPHPLAEGDMTLHYTLRLVGNGLPLAPGAHRVAVRFRLEYF, encoded by the coding sequence GTGAAAACATTCTTGAACCTCGTAGTCACCTCCTCGTTGACGATGTTCATCAGTCCTTGGAGTTTCGCCCAGCCACCTGCTCAGGGCGAAGGCATTGTCACGCTGGGTGGCGTGATCGTCGACTCCGCATGCGGGCTGGAACTGGTCAGTGCCGATCAGTCCATCGAGATGACACCCGAGCCCATAGGCAGGCTATTGCGCAATGCATTGGGCGAGCCACACCCCTTCGAATTACGCCTGGTCAATTGCTCCTTGACGCGCCCGGACCCGTCGCGGCCCGGGGCCACGCTGCCTGATTGGGAGCATCTGCGGGTGACCTTCGACGGCCCTCGCGACAGGGACGGCCGCTCCTTTGCCGCCTTTGGAGACTCACAGGGGGCTGCCTTTCATATCTGGGATTCGGCTGGCCAAGAGAGTGTGCCGGGCGAGCCCATGGCTCCGCACCCCCTGGCTGAAGGTGACATGACACTGCACTACACGCTTCGGCTGGTCGGCAACGGGCTGCCACTGGCACCGGGGGCTCACCGGGTCGCAGTGCGGTTCAGGTTGGAATACTTTTGA
- a CDS encoding fimbrial protein gives MKTKFKTALFTLGLFAGSISGAHAADGTVTFLGSVHSGACSIKPESIDQTVNLGAIAKHQLQAGGKSEARSVKIELEGCDLTNLTDNTVTTTFTAAPSNDVPGAIGTVGGAGLIGIMMTHGGKPVELGVATTPQAISTGDNTLEFGAYVQGAATGDIVPGDFSAVTNFTLAYQ, from the coding sequence ATGAAAACTAAGTTTAAAACTGCGCTGTTTACCCTTGGGCTGTTCGCCGGCTCGATCTCAGGAGCTCATGCCGCAGATGGAACAGTCACCTTCCTCGGATCGGTCCACTCGGGTGCTTGCTCCATTAAGCCTGAATCCATCGACCAGACCGTTAACCTCGGCGCCATCGCAAAGCATCAATTGCAGGCCGGCGGCAAGTCGGAAGCCCGAAGCGTGAAAATCGAACTGGAGGGCTGCGACCTGACGAACCTTACCGATAACACGGTAACCACCACCTTCACTGCCGCCCCCTCAAACGATGTCCCAGGTGCAATCGGTACCGTCGGTGGTGCAGGCCTCATCGGCATCATGATGACCCACGGCGGCAAACCCGTTGAGCTGGGCGTCGCGACAACCCCGCAAGCCATTTCCACGGGTGATAACACCCTGGAATTCGGTGCCTACGTTCAAGGCGCGGCTACCGGCGACATCGTCCCCGGTGATTTCAGCGCCGTCACCAACTTCACCTTGGCCTATCAGTAA
- the galU gene encoding UTP--glucose-1-phosphate uridylyltransferase GalU, with amino-acid sequence MIKKCLFPAAGYGTRFLPATKAMPKEMLPVVNKPLIQYGVEEALDAGLNEISIVTGRGKRALEDHFDISYELENQIKGTDKEKYLVGIRKLLDECSFSYTRQTQMKGLGHAILTGRPLIGDEPFAVVLADDLCVNLEGDGVLTQMVKLYQKYRCTIVAVMEVNPTETNKYGVIAGDDIGDGLIRVRDMVEKPAPEDAPSNLAIIGRYILTPDIFKLIEETEPGKGGEIQITDALLKQAKDGCVIAYKFKGQRFDCGGAEGYIEATNFCYEHFYKTGKAY; translated from the coding sequence ATGATCAAGAAATGCTTGTTCCCAGCAGCCGGTTACGGCACTCGCTTCTTGCCAGCGACCAAAGCCATGCCCAAAGAGATGCTGCCGGTGGTGAACAAGCCACTGATTCAGTACGGCGTGGAAGAAGCCCTGGATGCCGGCCTGAACGAGATCTCCATCGTTACCGGCCGCGGCAAACGCGCCCTGGAAGACCACTTCGACATCAGCTATGAGCTGGAAAACCAGATCAAAGGCACCGACAAGGAAAAATACCTGGTCGGTATTCGCAAACTGCTTGACGAGTGCTCGTTCTCCTACACCCGTCAGACTCAGATGAAAGGCCTCGGCCACGCTATCCTTACCGGTCGCCCGCTGATCGGTGACGAACCGTTTGCCGTGGTTCTGGCGGATGACCTGTGTGTGAACCTGGAAGGTGATGGTGTGCTGACCCAGATGGTCAAGCTCTACCAGAAATACCGCTGCACCATCGTTGCGGTGATGGAAGTCAACCCAACCGAAACCAACAAGTACGGTGTTATCGCCGGCGACGATATTGGCGATGGCTTGATCCGCGTGCGTGACATGGTCGAGAAGCCAGCGCCGGAAGATGCTCCGTCGAACCTGGCGATCATCGGTCGTTACATCCTCACCCCGGACATCTTCAAACTGATCGAAGAAACCGAGCCGGGCAAGGGTGGCGAAATCCAGATCACCGATGCGCTGTTGAAGCAAGCCAAAGACGGTTGCGTAATTGCCTACAAGTTCAAAGGGCAGCGTTTTGACTGCGGTGGCGCCGAAGGCTACATCGAAGCAACCAACTTCTGCTACGAGCACTTCTACAAGACTGGCAAGGCCTACTGA
- the gorA gene encoding glutathione-disulfide reductase, whose amino-acid sequence MAYDFDLYVIGAGSGGVRAARFAAGFGAKVAVAESRYLGGTCVNVGCVPKKLLVYGAHFAEDFEQASGFGWSLGEANFDWATLIANKDREINRLNGIYRNLLVNSGVTLHEGHARLVDAHQVEINGERFTARYILIATGGWPQIPEIPGREHAIGSNEAFFLKELPKRVLVVGGGYIAVEFAGIFHGLGANTTLLYRGDLFLRGFDGSVRTHLKEELTKRGLDLQFNADIERIDKQADGSLKATLKDGRVLEADCVFYATGRRPMLDNLGLENTGVKLDERGFVEVDDLYQTAEPSILAIGDVIGRVQLTPVALAEGMAVARRLFKPEQYRAVDYANIATAVFSLPNIGTVGLTEEDARKQGHKVQIFESRFRPMKLTLTDCQEKTLMKLVVDADTDKVLGCHMVGPDAGEIVQGLAIALKAGATKQHFDETIGVHPTAAEEFVTMRTPVAD is encoded by the coding sequence ATGGCCTACGATTTTGATCTGTATGTAATTGGCGCCGGTTCCGGCGGTGTTCGTGCGGCGCGCTTTGCCGCAGGCTTCGGTGCCAAGGTGGCTGTTGCGGAAAGCCGCTATCTGGGCGGCACCTGTGTGAACGTCGGCTGCGTGCCGAAAAAGCTGTTGGTGTACGGCGCGCATTTTGCCGAAGACTTCGAGCAAGCCAGTGGCTTTGGTTGGTCATTGGGCGAAGCGAACTTTGACTGGGCAACCCTGATTGCCAACAAGGATCGCGAGATCAACCGTCTTAATGGCATCTATCGCAACCTGCTGGTCAACAGCGGGGTGACCCTGCATGAAGGTCATGCGCGTCTGGTAGATGCGCATCAGGTAGAGATCAACGGCGAGCGCTTTACTGCCAGGTACATCCTGATCGCTACCGGCGGCTGGCCGCAGATCCCGGAAATTCCAGGGCGTGAACACGCGATCGGTTCCAATGAGGCGTTCTTTCTTAAAGAGCTACCCAAGCGCGTACTGGTGGTGGGTGGTGGTTACATTGCAGTGGAATTCGCCGGAATTTTCCATGGTTTGGGTGCCAACACCACCTTGCTGTATCGTGGCGACCTGTTCTTGCGCGGCTTCGACGGTTCGGTGCGCACCCATCTGAAGGAAGAACTGACCAAGCGCGGGCTGGACCTGCAGTTCAATGCCGATATCGAGCGTATCGACAAGCAAGCCGATGGCAGCCTCAAGGCCACCTTGAAAGATGGCCGCGTGCTGGAAGCCGACTGTGTGTTCTATGCCACCGGCCGCCGCCCGATGCTGGACAACCTGGGGCTGGAAAATACCGGCGTGAAGTTGGACGAGCGCGGCTTCGTTGAGGTGGACGATCTTTACCAGACCGCCGAACCATCGATCCTGGCCATTGGCGATGTGATTGGTCGGGTGCAACTGACGCCGGTTGCCCTGGCTGAAGGCATGGCTGTGGCGCGGCGCCTGTTCAAGCCGGAGCAGTACCGTGCGGTGGATTACGCCAACATCGCAACGGCGGTGTTCAGCCTGCCGAATATCGGCACCGTCGGGCTGACGGAAGAAGACGCGCGCAAGCAAGGCCACAAGGTGCAGATCTTTGAAAGCCGTTTCCGGCCGATGAAGCTGACCTTGACCGACTGCCAGGAAAAGACCCTGATGAAACTGGTGGTCGATGCCGACACCGACAAGGTCTTGGGCTGCCATATGGTCGGTCCGGATGCAGGCGAAATCGTGCAGGGGCTGGCGATCGCGCTCAAGGCGGGCGCGACCAAACAGCATTTTGACGAGACCATCGGCGTGCACCCGACGGCGGCCGAAGAGTTCGTCACCATGCGCACGCCTGTGGCCGATTGA
- a CDS encoding DNA-binding protein has translation MARGGINKAVVQTARLAILARGENPSIDAVRIEMGNTGSKTTIHRYLKELDESETRLTITEAPIDDELGELVARLAQRLKEKAQEPIDLALAQFEQQKTALLAQVEALEEAHTQLKQQFDIQAAALAEESAALQTTSTSLQAEQTRNAGLSQACSDYELRINDKDEQIRSLEEKHLHARDALEHYRNAIKEQREQEQRRHEGQLQQIQAELRQAQQSALVRQDEITQLHRDNERLLIEQRVTTKELNALQDQSRKDQAAQLKLNEHLSKIDSERALLQERLRVAALDSQARQEALLENQQRNKALELDLIKAQASIDALRLAAAVATAPETAQPS, from the coding sequence ATGGCTCGCGGCGGCATAAACAAAGCAGTAGTTCAGACGGCACGCCTGGCAATCCTTGCCCGCGGTGAAAACCCCAGCATCGACGCAGTACGGATCGAGATGGGTAATACCGGCTCGAAAACCACCATTCATCGCTATTTGAAAGAGTTGGACGAAAGTGAAACCCGGCTGACCATTACCGAGGCGCCGATTGACGACGAGCTCGGCGAGCTGGTCGCACGCCTGGCCCAGCGTTTGAAAGAGAAGGCTCAGGAGCCGATTGACTTGGCGCTGGCGCAATTTGAACAGCAGAAAACCGCCCTGCTCGCCCAGGTTGAGGCGCTTGAAGAGGCACACACTCAGCTCAAGCAGCAATTTGATATCCAGGCCGCAGCCCTGGCGGAAGAAAGCGCTGCGCTGCAAACCACCAGCACCAGCCTGCAAGCCGAGCAAACCCGTAACGCCGGGTTGAGCCAGGCGTGCAGTGATTACGAGTTGCGGATCAACGACAAAGACGAGCAGATTCGCTCACTGGAAGAGAAACACCTGCACGCACGCGACGCGCTTGAGCATTACCGCAACGCGATAAAAGAACAGCGCGAGCAAGAGCAGCGTCGCCATGAAGGCCAGCTGCAGCAGATTCAAGCCGAATTGCGTCAGGCTCAGCAAAGCGCACTCGTACGCCAGGATGAAATCACCCAACTGCATCGCGATAATGAACGCCTGCTGATTGAGCAGCGAGTAACCACCAAGGAACTGAACGCATTGCAGGATCAGAGCCGCAAAGATCAGGCCGCACAACTCAAGCTCAACGAGCATCTGAGCAAGATCGACAGCGAGCGCGCCCTGCTTCAGGAGCGCCTGCGGGTTGCAGCACTGGACAGTCAGGCACGCCAGGAGGCGCTACTTGAAAATCAGCAGCGCAACAAGGCACTGGAACTGGACCTGATCAAGGCCCAGGCCAGCATCGACGCGCTGCGCCTGGCCGCCGCCGTTGCAACGGCGCCAGAAACAGCACAACCATCCTGA
- a CDS encoding site-specific integrase — protein sequence MSDLDRYINAATRDNTRRSYRAAIEHFEVSWGGFLPATSDSVARYLVAHAGVLAVNTLKLRLSALAQWHTSQGFADPTKAPVVRKVLKGIRAVHPARERQAEPLQLQHLEQVVTSLALEASQARENQDPPRLLRAKRDTALILLGFWRGFRSDELCRLSIEHVQAVPGAGISLYLPRSKGDRENLGKTYQTPALLRLCPVQAYSDWLSASALVRGPVFRGIDRWGNLGEEGLHPNSVIPLLRQALERAGIPAEQYTSHSLRRGFATWAHRSGWDLKSLMNYVGWNDMKSAMRYVEATPFLGMTLATQPLI from the coding sequence ATGAGCGACCTGGATCGATATATCAACGCTGCGACCCGCGATAACACGCGCCGCAGCTACCGTGCGGCGATCGAGCACTTCGAAGTGAGTTGGGGAGGGTTCCTGCCGGCCACCAGCGACAGCGTGGCGCGTTATCTGGTGGCGCACGCCGGAGTGTTGGCGGTAAACACCTTGAAACTGCGGCTTTCGGCACTGGCGCAGTGGCACACCAGCCAGGGCTTTGCCGATCCGACGAAAGCGCCCGTGGTGCGCAAGGTGCTCAAGGGGATTCGTGCCGTACATCCAGCGCGCGAGCGGCAGGCTGAGCCTTTGCAGCTACAGCATCTTGAGCAGGTCGTCACTTCACTGGCGCTTGAAGCAAGCCAGGCCCGCGAAAACCAGGACCCGCCCCGCTTGCTGCGCGCCAAGCGTGATACTGCGCTGATCCTGCTGGGCTTTTGGCGGGGGTTTCGCAGTGATGAGCTGTGCCGATTAAGTATTGAACACGTCCAGGCTGTGCCCGGCGCCGGGATCAGCCTGTACCTGCCGCGCAGCAAAGGCGATCGGGAAAACCTGGGCAAGACGTACCAGACGCCGGCGCTGCTGCGCCTGTGCCCGGTGCAAGCTTACAGCGACTGGCTCAGCGCCTCGGCGCTGGTTCGCGGCCCGGTCTTTCGCGGCATCGACCGGTGGGGCAACCTGGGCGAGGAGGGGCTGCATCCCAATAGTGTCATCCCATTATTGCGCCAAGCCCTGGAACGCGCAGGCATCCCCGCCGAGCAATACACCAGCCACTCCCTGCGGCGCGGCTTTGCCACCTGGGCCCATCGCAGTGGCTGGGACTTGAAGTCGCTGATGAATTACGTCGGGTGGAACGACATGAAATCCGCCATGCGCTATGTTGAAGCGACGCCATTTCTCGGCATGACCCTGGCGACCCAGCCGCTGATTTGA
- the ahpC gene encoding alkyl hydroperoxide reductase subunit C: MPIINSQVKPFKATAFKNGSFLDVTDADLKGKWSVVFFYPADFTFVCPTELEDLADNYAEFQKLGVEIYSVSTDTHFAHAAWHNTSPAIGKIQYTMIGDPTLTISRNFDVLIEEAGLADRGTFVINPEGQIKIVELNDGGVGRDASELLRKIKAAQYVAAHPGEVCPAKWKEGEATLAPSLDLVGKI; encoded by the coding sequence ATGCCTATCATCAACAGCCAAGTAAAACCGTTTAAAGCCACCGCTTTCAAAAACGGCAGCTTCCTGGATGTGACCGACGCTGACCTGAAAGGCAAGTGGTCGGTAGTGTTCTTCTACCCAGCCGACTTTACCTTCGTTTGCCCAACCGAACTGGAAGACCTGGCTGACAACTACGCCGAATTTCAGAAGCTGGGCGTCGAAATCTACAGCGTGTCCACCGACACCCATTTTGCCCACGCTGCCTGGCACAACACTTCGCCAGCCATCGGCAAAATCCAGTACACCATGATCGGTGACCCAACCCTGACCATCTCCCGCAACTTTGACGTGCTGATCGAAGAAGCTGGCCTGGCTGATCGCGGTACTTTCGTGATCAACCCGGAAGGTCAGATCAAGATCGTCGAACTGAACGACGGTGGTGTTGGCCGTGATGCTTCCGAGCTGCTGCGCAAGATCAAGGCTGCTCAATACGTCGCTGCCCACCCAGGCGAAGTGTGCCCAGCCAAGTGGAAAGAAGGCGAGGCTACCTTGGCTCCGTCCCTGGACCTGGTCGGCAAGATCTAA
- the ahpF gene encoding alkyl hydroperoxide reductase subunit F — translation MLDANLKAQLKSYLERVTQPIEIVASLDDGAKSQEMLALLQDVVSLTTLITLKTDGDDARRPSFSINRPGADINLRFAGIPMGHEFTSLVLALLQVGGHPSKASVEVIEQIRALKGEFSFETYFSLSCQNCPDVVQALNLMAVLNPNIRHVAIDGALFQAEVDERQVMAVPSVYLNGVNFGQGRMGLEEILAKLDTSGLEKAAEKISAKEAFDVLVVGGGPAGSSAAIYAARKGIRTGVAAERFGGQVLDTMSIENFISVQETEGPKLAIALEAHVRQYDVDIMNLQRASSLVPAKNAGELHEIRFESGATLKSKTVILATGARWREMGVPGEQEYKAKGVCFCPHCDGPLFKGKRVAVIGGGNSGVEAAIDLAGIVNHVTLLEFDSKLRADAVLQRKLYSLPNVDVITSALTSEVKGDGQKVTGLAYKDRDSGEFKTIDLEGIFVQIGLLPNTDWLKGTVELTPRGEIIVDARGETSLPGVFAAGDVTTVPYKQIVIAVGEGAKASLSAFDHLIRTSAPA, via the coding sequence ATGTTGGACGCCAATCTTAAAGCTCAGTTGAAGTCATACCTGGAACGGGTCACCCAGCCGATCGAGATCGTCGCCTCCCTCGACGACGGCGCGAAATCCCAGGAAATGCTCGCTCTTTTGCAGGACGTTGTCAGCCTGACGACGTTGATTACCTTGAAAACCGATGGTGATGATGCGCGCAGGCCATCGTTCTCCATCAACCGCCCGGGTGCCGATATCAACCTGCGTTTCGCCGGCATCCCCATGGGCCATGAATTCACTTCGCTGGTGCTGGCTCTGTTGCAAGTCGGTGGCCACCCGTCGAAGGCCAGTGTCGAAGTGATTGAACAGATCCGCGCCCTTAAAGGCGAGTTCAGCTTCGAGACATACTTCTCGCTGTCGTGCCAGAACTGCCCGGACGTGGTCCAGGCCCTGAACCTGATGGCGGTGCTGAACCCCAATATCCGTCACGTGGCCATCGACGGCGCGCTGTTCCAGGCCGAAGTCGACGAGCGCCAGGTCATGGCGGTGCCCAGTGTCTACTTGAATGGGGTGAACTTCGGCCAGGGCCGCATGGGCCTGGAAGAAATTCTTGCCAAGCTCGACACTAGCGGTCTCGAAAAAGCCGCCGAGAAAATCAGTGCCAAAGAGGCGTTCGATGTATTGGTTGTCGGCGGCGGCCCAGCCGGTTCCTCGGCGGCCATCTACGCAGCCCGTAAAGGTATCCGTACCGGTGTAGCGGCTGAACGTTTTGGTGGCCAGGTGCTGGACACCATGTCCATCGAGAACTTTATCTCGGTACAGGAAACCGAAGGGCCGAAACTGGCCATTGCGCTGGAAGCGCATGTGCGTCAGTACGACGTGGACATCATGAACCTGCAACGCGCCAGCAGCCTGGTGCCGGCGAAAAATGCCGGTGAGTTGCATGAGATTCGCTTCGAAAGCGGTGCGACCCTCAAGTCCAAGACCGTTATCCTGGCCACTGGCGCCCGCTGGAGAGAGATGGGTGTGCCGGGCGAGCAGGAATACAAGGCCAAGGGCGTGTGCTTCTGCCCGCACTGCGATGGGCCGCTGTTCAAGGGCAAGCGCGTTGCGGTGATCGGCGGCGGTAACTCCGGTGTGGAAGCGGCTATTGATCTGGCCGGGATCGTCAACCATGTCACGCTGCTTGAGTTTGACAGCAAGTTGCGCGCCGATGCGGTGCTGCAACGCAAGCTTTACAGTTTGCCGAACGTGGATGTGATTACCAGCGCGCTGACCAGCGAAGTCAAAGGCGATGGCCAGAAAGTCACCGGCCTTGCCTACAAGGATCGCGACAGTGGTGAGTTCAAGACTATCGACCTGGAAGGTATCTTCGTGCAGATCGGTTTGTTGCCCAACACCGACTGGCTCAAAGGCACGGTGGAGTTGACGCCTCGCGGCGAGATCATCGTGGATGCCCGTGGCGAGACTTCACTGCCGGGTGTATTTGCGGCCGGTGACGTCACTACCGTGCCCTACAAGCAGATCGTCATTGCGGTGGGCGAGGGTGCCAAGGCCTCCCTGAGTGCATTCGATCACTTGATTCGCACATCAGCCCCGGCATAA
- the gloA gene encoding lactoylglutathione lyase has product MSLHELNTFPGVTAQPDTATANFVFNHTMLRVKDITKSLDFYTRVLGFSLVEKRDFPEAEFSLYFLALVDKAQIPADAAERTQWMKSIPGILELTHNHGTENDADFAYHNGNTDPRGFGHICISVPDIVAACERFEALGCDFQKRLTDGRMKSLAFIKDPDGYWVEIIQPAPM; this is encoded by the coding sequence ATGAGCCTGCACGAACTGAACACCTTCCCGGGCGTCACTGCCCAGCCTGACACCGCCACTGCAAACTTTGTGTTTAACCACACCATGTTGCGGGTCAAGGACATCACCAAATCGCTGGACTTCTACACGCGCGTGCTGGGTTTCTCCCTGGTTGAAAAGCGCGACTTCCCGGAAGCCGAATTCAGCCTGTATTTCCTCGCCCTGGTGGACAAGGCCCAAATCCCGGCCGACGCCGCCGAGCGCACCCAGTGGATGAAATCGATTCCGGGCATCCTTGAGCTGACCCATAACCACGGTACCGAAAACGACGCCGACTTTGCCTATCACAACGGCAATACCGACCCGCGTGGCTTTGGCCATATCTGTATTTCGGTACCGGATATCGTCGCTGCGTGCGAGCGTTTCGAAGCGCTGGGCTGCGATTTCCAGAAGCGCCTGACGGATGGCCGCATGAAGAGCCTGGCCTTCATAAAGGACCCGGATGGTTACTGGGTCGAGATCATCCAGCCGGCGCCGATGTAA